The following coding sequences lie in one bacterium genomic window:
- the purE gene encoding 5-(carboxyamino)imidazole ribonucleotide mutase produces the protein MSGTNILILLGSESDRDQFAETAKYADYFGISWSIEVISAHRDPERLRSRLHQAEQEGTDVLIACAGMAAHLAGACAAHSVLPVIGVPGAGSTLGGLDALLSTVQMPTGVPVATVAIGKAGARNAVILAAQMISIKRQEIRDKLRAFKLAGSKI, from the coding sequence ATGTCTGGGACAAATATCCTAATCTTACTTGGTTCAGAGAGTGACCGAGATCAGTTTGCTGAAACCGCAAAGTATGCGGACTATTTCGGAATATCGTGGTCCATAGAGGTGATTTCTGCGCACCGAGATCCTGAACGCTTGCGAAGCCGCCTTCACCAGGCAGAGCAAGAGGGAACAGACGTGCTTATAGCGTGCGCTGGAATGGCAGCGCACTTGGCAGGCGCGTGTGCGGCTCACTCCGTGCTTCCCGTAATCGGAGTGCCCGGCGCAGGTTCGACACTTGGAGGACTAGATGCCCTGCTTTCGACCGTGCAGATGCCAACGGGTGTTCCCGTTGCGACTGTGGCAATAGGCAAGGCGGGGGCCCGCAATGCCGTTATACTTGCAGCTCAGATGATTTCGATTAAGAGGCAGGAGATTAGAGACAAGCTGCGTGCTTTCAAGCTGGCGGGCTCTAAGATTTGA
- a CDS encoding polyprenol monophosphomannose synthase: MKSLVIIPTYNEREGIEAIIRAVLAQEGGVDILVVDDNSPDGTASIVKSLQADEPRLHLLTRSGKLGLGTAYVAGFKYAIDLGYEAVFEMDADFSHDPAMIPQFLEKIQEFDFVLGSRYVNGISVVNWPLSRLMLSYFASYYTRIITGMPIKDPTGGFKCFRTSVLKSIDLDNIRSNGYSFQIEMNFKAWKKRFRYIEIPIIFVDRRYGKSKMSKAIIREAVWMVWKLRMKSILGKL, encoded by the coding sequence TTGAAGTCGCTGGTGATCATCCCGACTTACAATGAGCGGGAAGGTATCGAAGCGATCATCCGAGCCGTCCTTGCGCAAGAAGGTGGCGTTGACATATTGGTCGTTGATGACAACTCGCCGGATGGGACGGCAAGTATTGTCAAGTCTTTGCAGGCCGATGAACCGAGGTTGCATTTGCTCACAAGATCAGGCAAACTTGGCCTGGGGACGGCCTATGTCGCTGGCTTCAAGTATGCAATTGATCTCGGATACGAAGCAGTGTTTGAAATGGATGCCGATTTCTCGCATGATCCAGCCATGATTCCGCAGTTTCTTGAGAAGATTCAGGAATTTGACTTTGTGTTGGGGTCTCGATACGTGAATGGTATTTCGGTCGTGAATTGGCCTCTGTCACGCCTGATGCTAAGCTACTTCGCCTCTTACTACACCAGGATCATAACAGGCATGCCGATCAAAGATCCGACAGGAGGCTTTAAGTGCTTTCGAACGAGTGTTCTGAAGTCGATTGATCTTGACAACATCAGATCGAATGGGTACAGTTTCCAAATAGAAATGAACTTCAAGGCGTGGAAGAAGCGATTTCGATACATTGAGATTCCGATAATATTTGTGGATCGGCGTTACGGCAAATCGAAAATGTCTAAGGCAATTATTCGAGAAGCGGTTTGGATGGTCTGGAAACTTAGAATGAAGTCAATTCTTGGCAAGCTGTAG
- a CDS encoding glycosyltransferase family 2 protein yields MPPRPLVSIIILNYNGLEFLPRCLDSLSRTEYHPFEIIVADNGSTDGSLDLLRGSYPDVQILELEENWGYSGAYNRTVPQSNGKYCVLLNFDVEVEPDWLSPAVDLMESDPRIGAVQPKLKAYQDHSKFEYSGGSGGFIDAYGFPFVRGRLFHTTEEDHGQYDDIHEVFWATGAALIVRRDCFVEAGGLDEDFFMHMEELDFCWRLWLTGFKVAVAPAGTVYHWAGAALSANRIRKMYLNHRNSLAMMIKNYGTARLLKRLPVRILLDWLAVLTSPFQGEAKRAVAVLWAHAYILVNTPAIWSKRRAVQRMRRLRDAQLDHVIIPISIVYRYFVKKQTTYSKLNLSL; encoded by the coding sequence ATGCCGCCTCGCCCACTGGTCAGCATCATTATTCTAAATTACAATGGTTTAGAGTTTCTTCCAAGGTGCTTGGACTCTCTGTCGCGCACGGAATACCACCCTTTTGAGATTATTGTGGCCGACAACGGCTCTACTGATGGAAGCCTTGACCTCTTGCGCGGCAGCTATCCAGATGTTCAGATCCTAGAGTTGGAAGAGAATTGGGGTTATAGTGGGGCGTATAATCGAACAGTCCCGCAGTCTAATGGTAAGTATTGTGTTCTTTTGAACTTTGATGTTGAGGTCGAGCCAGATTGGCTGAGTCCAGCAGTCGACCTCATGGAGTCTGATCCGCGCATTGGAGCTGTTCAGCCGAAACTGAAGGCCTATCAAGATCACTCAAAGTTCGAGTATTCAGGCGGCTCGGGTGGATTCATTGACGCGTACGGTTTTCCTTTCGTTCGAGGACGTTTGTTCCACACGACCGAGGAAGACCATGGCCAGTACGACGATATCCATGAAGTCTTCTGGGCCACTGGAGCTGCCCTTATCGTTCGGCGAGATTGCTTCGTTGAAGCAGGAGGATTGGACGAGGACTTCTTCATGCACATGGAGGAGTTGGACTTTTGTTGGCGATTGTGGTTGACCGGATTCAAAGTTGCAGTGGCTCCGGCAGGGACTGTCTATCATTGGGCGGGTGCTGCCTTGTCAGCGAATAGAATTCGGAAGATGTATTTGAACCACCGCAATAGCCTTGCGATGATGATAAAGAATTATGGGACCGCCCGATTGCTGAAACGCCTGCCTGTTCGGATCCTGCTCGACTGGCTTGCAGTATTGACTTCCCCCTTCCAGGGCGAGGCAAAAAGGGCAGTCGCGGTTTTGTGGGCGCACGCCTACATCCTTGTGAATACGCCGGCGATTTGGTCAAAGCGTCGCGCAGTGCAGCGAATGCGGCGACTCCGTGACGCACAGCTTGACCACGTGATTATTCCGATTAGCATAGTATATCGTTACTTTGTTAAGAAACAAACGACCTACAGTAAACTGAACCTGAGCCTGTGA
- a CDS encoding BatD family protein encodes MIRFLIFVLLASQSAMAQYSFQAKPSRTSVPVNEPFEVTFTFEGAASGLPTPQPKQLTNLSLIGGPSTSTQTSIINGRVSSSKSFTYILQGTAPGPAVLGAVEIVYQGKRYSTSPLTISIVAAGERTGNERQEVFIQVIPDKRDAYIGEQIVLTYKMYFSTSIFAPEIKELPKATGFWTEEFELPNQLVPRDEIVDGMSYKSIVFRKVALFATTAGELTVDPLTAVVQVERRQASRRGRDPFMDDPFFSLGRRRESVQVSSRALKLNIKPLPDGRPLGEVAVGRFTATARVDKQRVASNDAITLTVQIRGTGNIRTLPVPKISFPPDFETFEPRSTDQIKRGPDRISGTKTLEYVLIPRAAGVQTIPSLSYTFFDPQTKQFEIAETEPLSIEVERGRSSDGSMPFETKREVRSIGQDIAFAKSDQGKLVKTGALPHQSAGFWIAISIPWFALAGFAVFTRRSAVLSRTIPVRRRRVLRNSRRMIDQAEKLVGAGNVEDATRLLIQSVQIILTEWTGLAASTHTTSDWEEQWLSKGQSFDQWQSLRSALDISERARYAGGRPSTADVSASLKSVESVIAQLGNEVEVRS; translated from the coding sequence ATGATCCGATTTCTTATCTTTGTGCTTTTGGCTTCACAGTCTGCCATGGCTCAGTACAGCTTCCAGGCAAAACCGAGTCGAACGTCTGTGCCCGTTAATGAACCATTTGAAGTGACATTCACCTTCGAAGGCGCAGCATCTGGTCTGCCGACACCTCAGCCCAAACAATTGACAAACTTAAGTCTTATTGGGGGGCCGTCCACATCAACCCAAACGAGCATAATCAACGGCCGTGTGTCATCGTCAAAGAGTTTCACCTATATATTGCAAGGAACTGCACCTGGTCCTGCGGTTCTTGGAGCTGTAGAAATCGTCTACCAGGGCAAGAGGTATTCCACCTCGCCGTTGACCATATCGATAGTGGCAGCTGGGGAGCGCACGGGAAATGAGCGCCAGGAGGTGTTCATTCAAGTGATACCAGACAAGAGAGATGCTTACATAGGGGAACAGATCGTCCTGACTTACAAGATGTACTTCTCTACAAGCATCTTTGCGCCCGAGATCAAAGAGCTGCCCAAAGCCACTGGCTTCTGGACCGAGGAGTTTGAGTTGCCTAATCAACTCGTTCCTCGAGATGAAATTGTGGATGGTATGAGTTACAAGTCGATCGTCTTTCGCAAAGTCGCATTGTTTGCAACAACGGCCGGTGAGTTGACGGTTGATCCGCTCACCGCAGTCGTACAGGTAGAGAGGCGACAGGCATCACGACGAGGGCGCGATCCCTTTATGGATGATCCATTCTTTAGCCTTGGGCGACGACGAGAATCAGTGCAAGTCTCATCACGTGCTTTGAAGCTCAATATCAAGCCACTGCCGGATGGAAGGCCGCTCGGCGAAGTCGCAGTAGGCAGGTTCACTGCGACGGCACGGGTCGACAAACAACGAGTCGCGTCAAATGATGCAATAACGCTGACCGTGCAGATACGCGGAACTGGCAATATCCGAACACTTCCAGTGCCTAAGATCAGTTTCCCGCCTGATTTTGAAACATTTGAACCCAGATCAACGGACCAGATAAAGCGTGGTCCGGACCGGATCTCCGGAACCAAGACTCTGGAGTACGTACTGATCCCAAGGGCTGCCGGTGTGCAAACAATTCCGTCTTTAAGTTATACTTTCTTTGATCCGCAGACCAAACAGTTTGAGATAGCCGAAACTGAACCACTGTCTATCGAAGTTGAGCGAGGTCGCAGTAGTGATGGCTCAATGCCATTCGAGACGAAGCGTGAAGTGCGTTCCATTGGGCAGGATATTGCCTTTGCGAAGTCTGATCAGGGGAAGCTTGTTAAGACTGGAGCACTTCCGCATCAGAGTGCGGGATTTTGGATTGCGATTTCCATTCCGTGGTTCGCTTTGGCCGGATTTGCCGTATTTACGCGCCGTAGTGCTGTGCTAAGTCGGACCATTCCTGTTCGCCGCAGACGCGTGCTTCGTAACTCAAGACGCATGATAGACCAGGCTGAAAAGCTGGTGGGTGCCGGCAATGTTGAAGATGCGACTCGTCTGTTGATTCAGAGTGTGCAGATAATCCTCACGGAATGGACTGGTCTTGCTGCGTCGACTCACACTACAAGCGACTGGGAAGAGCAGTGGTTGTCGAAAGGGCAGAGCTTCGATCAATGGCAATCCTTGCGTAGCGCTTTGGATATCAGCGAGCGTGCGCGTTATGCAGGAGGGAGGCCTTCCACAGCAGATGTTTCTGCGTCGCTTAAGAGTGTGGAGAGTGTTATTGCTCAACTTGGCAACGAAGTCGAGGTCAGGTCGTGA
- a CDS encoding VWA domain-containing protein, whose translation MIRFAAPHFLWLLLFVPVLGAFWSFVLLRARSKMHSIIPEPLLSRVAYGRSSARKWMRMGLWLTAAILLLLALARPQIGTKLEEVKREGVDVMIAIDLSNSMLCEDYAPSRLESAKYSIQKFINGLKGDRVGLIAFAGAAIYHCPLTTDYGAAKLLTRILNTAIVPEQGTALAEAIQMAIQSFQNDEKSKSRVLVIITDGEDHEPAAIEAAQEARNQGIILYAIGMGTPQGAPIPLKDTTGRNAGYKKDAQGQVIITRLNEQHLMELTDIGGGEYVRATPGGKELDRIWDDLSRMEKTEFGQMQFTAYEDRYAFFVFPAFLLLLLELLIGERAGQFAGFGSLRRARS comes from the coding sequence ATGATACGCTTCGCTGCACCGCACTTTCTCTGGCTGCTATTGTTTGTTCCGGTTCTTGGCGCTTTCTGGTCCTTCGTACTTCTTCGCGCTCGATCAAAGATGCATTCAATCATCCCTGAACCCCTGCTTTCCCGAGTAGCATATGGCCGGAGTAGCGCGCGAAAGTGGATGAGAATGGGCCTATGGTTGACTGCAGCGATTCTACTCTTGCTGGCTCTTGCACGCCCGCAAATCGGAACAAAACTCGAGGAAGTAAAACGCGAGGGCGTGGATGTCATGATTGCTATTGACCTTTCCAACAGCATGCTCTGCGAGGATTATGCTCCATCGAGGTTAGAGAGTGCAAAGTACTCAATCCAGAAGTTCATTAACGGTCTGAAAGGCGACCGCGTCGGCTTAATTGCGTTCGCAGGGGCTGCAATCTATCATTGCCCACTAACGACGGACTATGGAGCTGCTAAACTCCTGACTCGGATTCTGAACACAGCAATCGTTCCCGAGCAGGGAACTGCACTTGCAGAAGCTATTCAAATGGCAATTCAGTCGTTCCAGAATGACGAGAAGTCGAAGAGCAGGGTTCTTGTGATCATAACCGACGGTGAAGACCATGAACCTGCAGCGATTGAAGCTGCGCAGGAGGCTCGCAATCAAGGCATCATTCTATACGCAATTGGAATGGGAACTCCGCAGGGAGCGCCAATCCCCTTGAAAGACACCACTGGCCGAAATGCCGGCTATAAGAAAGACGCACAAGGGCAAGTGATTATAACCCGTCTGAATGAACAGCATTTGATGGAGCTAACCGACATTGGTGGCGGAGAGTATGTGAGGGCCACTCCTGGCGGGAAGGAGCTTGATCGGATTTGGGATGATCTTAGCAGGATGGAGAAGACTGAGTTTGGCCAAATGCAGTTCACAGCTTATGAGGATCGTTATGCATTCTTCGTGTTTCCTGCATTTCTCTTATTGCTGCTTGAACTCCTGATTGGTGAGCGCGCGGGTCAGTTTGCAGGTTTTGGCAGTCTAAGGAGGGCAAGATCGTGA
- a CDS encoding SPOR domain-containing protein, whose protein sequence is MPGVLSSCAGFSPFASRKGVAEQDTDSVAKDSLLVDPWSLGPDVFKSNADSAEVNESLPTKAEVMDPNGQAPLSVNDSLSAFQETPEIELLVQPVQSAVVFGYALEIGAYLDRAKATTTAARASTSIGLPGTLKFENPYYRVRLGEVATRAEADSLYRVAMTRGYHDASIVVIELR, encoded by the coding sequence ATGCCTGGAGTCTTGTCTTCGTGTGCTGGATTCAGTCCTTTCGCTTCCCGAAAGGGAGTTGCAGAACAGGACACAGACAGTGTTGCTAAAGACTCATTGCTGGTTGACCCATGGTCACTTGGTCCCGACGTATTCAAATCAAATGCGGACTCGGCGGAGGTGAACGAATCGCTCCCTACAAAAGCCGAAGTCATGGATCCGAATGGCCAAGCTCCATTGTCGGTCAACGACTCACTTTCAGCGTTTCAAGAGACGCCGGAGATTGAGCTACTGGTGCAGCCAGTTCAATCCGCTGTTGTCTTCGGCTATGCACTCGAGATTGGTGCGTACCTTGATCGAGCCAAAGCAACGACTACGGCAGCGCGAGCCTCTACGTCAATAGGCTTGCCCGGCACACTAAAATTTGAGAACCCTTATTATAGAGTACGTTTGGGGGAAGTGGCAACCCGCGCCGAAGCAGATTCTCTCTATCGAGTCGCTATGACGAGAGGCTACCACGATGCGTCCATAGTGGTGATTGAATTACGATAG
- a CDS encoding DUF2723 domain-containing protein produces MKFSIKWWCAAAVFSVSLIVYSLTMADTVSFWDCGEFAACSYTLSVPHPPGSPLFLLVGRVFSILPVSPDIAVRVTWMSVLSSAIAVLLLFLIIVRLLRHLRGMEETVTDKIIVYGSAAVGALTLSFSYSMWFNAVESEVYAMSQLLTHLVVWLILVWHEKADEPGNERWLLLIAYVIGLATGVHLLMILAIPAIALVIYFRRRTFEMKSFVGMIASTGVLFILVYPGVVKWLPTLASKFESLLAPFAVFVLLAGAFWWAAKNRHGIIGTAVAGLLLVIIGYSSYAMIYIRSGLNPPIDENDPETPAAFLSYLNREQYGDRAMFPRVWKGNPNYKSEWNFFWDYQINKMFNRYLLWQFVGREGAPKHEFQDAGVEPVYSPLTVLFGQSSGMVRWLAILTCAPLLLGLLGFFHQYARDKSGWLVVATLFFMTGYAVILYLNQDDPQPRERDYSYVGAFFAFSIWIGVGAMAALDWVAKRLKNSKQALAGVVALLIVLAPGILLARNYSMNDRSGSYVAFDYSYNMLMSCEPNGIIFTNGDNDTFPVWYLQEVEGIRKDVRLVNLSLLNTGWYIKQLRDREPKVPISFNNAYIDRYIDGTDAQALLSRYWPTDKRRVELNTPQGRMSWDVPGAMYIPYKQGEPRDPNFLRVQDQMILDIMRTNYDPSKTPTPKSIYFAVTVANSNMIGLRDFLTMEGLVFRVTPAGTRGIDAERIKTHLLETFKGRFRGIADPGVHFDDNVSKLLQNYRSAFLQLAYYYRSQPDPVGFEPRKFGTLDEQIANFDQMSNRDKALAIMKYMDREIPEEVRPISNIELSLQIGRMFSEVGDDNELRLRLDWAEERRDLDFESRMRIAGMYAGAIGDTARAAQIARAALGETPTSEQLYQAGTTLYTSDAPGMAVEFFERMLQLDPRNGQAIGGLLQAYDRLGRLEDAVKLLESWLVTTPNDAGARRRLEDLRGKLAARDSKAAEAAETQN; encoded by the coding sequence GTGAAATTTAGCATTAAATGGTGGTGTGCTGCCGCGGTTTTCTCGGTTTCCCTCATTGTCTACTCTTTGACGATGGCAGATACCGTATCATTTTGGGATTGTGGTGAGTTTGCTGCCTGTTCGTATACACTTTCAGTCCCCCACCCGCCAGGCTCGCCGCTATTCTTGCTCGTCGGCCGCGTCTTTTCAATTCTTCCTGTATCGCCTGACATAGCTGTCCGAGTGACGTGGATGTCGGTGCTATCGAGCGCGATCGCTGTGCTCTTGCTCTTCTTGATCATTGTTCGACTTCTGCGCCATTTGCGCGGGATGGAAGAGACTGTAACCGACAAGATAATAGTTTACGGTTCGGCTGCAGTAGGTGCGCTCACTCTGTCTTTTTCGTATTCGATGTGGTTTAACGCCGTCGAGTCGGAAGTTTATGCTATGAGCCAGCTTCTGACACATTTGGTTGTATGGCTAATACTGGTCTGGCACGAAAAGGCTGATGAGCCAGGTAACGAACGCTGGCTGCTTCTCATTGCGTATGTTATCGGATTGGCGACCGGCGTGCACTTGTTGATGATTCTGGCCATTCCTGCGATTGCCTTGGTCATCTACTTCCGTCGCCGGACTTTTGAGATGAAGAGCTTCGTCGGCATGATTGCCTCGACGGGCGTATTGTTTATCTTGGTGTATCCGGGCGTGGTGAAGTGGCTGCCAACTCTTGCAAGCAAGTTTGAGAGCCTCTTAGCGCCTTTTGCGGTCTTTGTTTTGCTTGCAGGAGCTTTCTGGTGGGCTGCAAAGAATAGACATGGCATCATCGGCACTGCCGTCGCAGGCCTACTGCTTGTGATTATAGGATACTCGAGCTATGCCATGATCTACATTCGCTCGGGACTTAATCCACCGATTGATGAGAACGATCCTGAGACTCCTGCAGCCTTCCTGAGCTACCTAAACCGTGAGCAGTACGGTGACAGGGCAATGTTTCCTCGAGTGTGGAAGGGTAACCCGAATTACAAGAGCGAGTGGAACTTCTTCTGGGACTATCAGATCAATAAGATGTTCAACCGCTATTTACTGTGGCAGTTCGTTGGCAGGGAAGGTGCGCCGAAACACGAGTTTCAGGATGCTGGTGTTGAACCAGTCTACTCTCCGCTGACAGTCTTGTTCGGCCAGTCCAGCGGGATGGTTCGTTGGCTAGCCATACTGACTTGTGCACCACTGTTGTTGGGACTCTTAGGCTTTTTCCATCAGTATGCTCGTGACAAGTCCGGTTGGCTGGTAGTAGCAACTCTCTTCTTTATGACGGGATATGCCGTGATTCTTTACCTGAATCAGGATGACCCGCAACCGCGTGAACGTGACTATTCATACGTCGGTGCGTTCTTTGCGTTCTCGATTTGGATTGGCGTGGGTGCTATGGCGGCATTGGACTGGGTGGCGAAGAGGTTGAAAAATTCTAAGCAGGCTCTTGCCGGCGTGGTCGCTCTCCTTATTGTCCTCGCTCCGGGCATTTTGCTCGCACGCAACTATTCCATGAATGACCGCAGCGGTAGTTATGTCGCTTTCGACTACAGCTATAACATGCTTATGTCGTGCGAACCGAATGGCATTATATTCACGAACGGTGACAACGACACATTTCCCGTATGGTATCTTCAGGAAGTAGAGGGAATTCGCAAGGATGTCCGGCTGGTCAACTTAAGTTTGTTGAATACAGGGTGGTACATTAAGCAGTTGCGGGACAGGGAGCCAAAGGTCCCGATCTCGTTTAACAACGCATATATTGACCGCTACATTGATGGGACGGATGCGCAGGCACTGCTTTCTCGCTATTGGCCGACAGATAAGCGCCGCGTCGAGCTGAATACCCCACAGGGGCGCATGAGCTGGGATGTACCGGGCGCGATGTACATTCCCTATAAGCAAGGGGAACCTCGCGACCCAAATTTCTTGCGTGTACAGGATCAGATGATTCTGGATATCATGCGCACGAACTATGACCCGTCCAAGACTCCAACCCCCAAGTCGATCTACTTTGCCGTCACAGTGGCAAATTCGAATATGATCGGCTTGCGGGATTTTCTGACGATGGAGGGTCTCGTCTTCAGAGTTACTCCGGCCGGGACTCGAGGCATTGATGCAGAGCGGATAAAAACACATCTTCTGGAAACCTTCAAGGGGCGTTTCAGGGGTATTGCGGATCCTGGCGTTCATTTTGATGACAATGTCTCAAAACTGCTTCAGAATTACCGTTCTGCCTTCCTGCAGCTTGCATATTACTATCGTTCTCAGCCGGACCCGGTAGGTTTTGAACCGAGGAAGTTTGGGACGTTGGATGAGCAGATAGCCAACTTCGACCAGATGTCAAATCGTGATAAGGCACTCGCGATTATGAAGTATATGGATCGTGAGATCCCGGAGGAAGTTCGTCCGATCAGCAATATTGAATTGTCGCTGCAGATTGGGAGAATGTTCAGCGAGGTTGGCGATGACAATGAATTGCGACTTCGCCTCGATTGGGCTGAAGAACGCCGAGACCTTGATTTTGAATCGCGCATGCGGATCGCTGGAATGTACGCTGGCGCGATCGGAGATACGGCAAGGGCCGCTCAAATTGCCCGCGCAGCACTTGGGGAAACCCCGACTTCGGAACAGCTGTATCAGGCGGGCACGACACTCTATACGTCAGATGCACCTGGAATGGCGGTTGAGTTTTTCGAGCGGATGTTACAGCTTGATCCTCGGAACGGCCAGGCCATCGGCGGCTTGCTTCAGGCATACGACCGCTTGGGAAGGCTTGAGGATGCTGTGAAGCTGCTGGAGAGCTGGTTAGTCACAACCCCGAACGACGCGGGCGCACGTCGCAGATTGGAAGACTTGCGCGGCAAGTTAGCCGCTCGAGATAGCAAAGCCGCAGAAGCGGCAGAAACGCAAAATTAA
- a CDS encoding tetratricopeptide repeat protein yields the protein MRSVIVLLFNLFTAFGVALGNASFDAGLAAYQDGKWEAAIQHWQRIVDSGESSGALEYNLGNAHFRLGNLPQAILHYERALRYQPFDRDTQHNLILANRGIIDQITPLPRLGIWHYADRIRDALSPGWLLNALLILNLVTAVLFGGYLLGSGSLRAWSLRGAITVLVLLGVGGAWYVWRSSAVTVAQAIVMAEKVDIYSSPSEVSTPLFALHEGTKVTLGEELSSWVEVVLADGRKGWMPREYAEKI from the coding sequence GTGAGGAGTGTCATTGTACTTCTATTCAATCTGTTCACGGCATTCGGTGTGGCGCTTGGAAATGCGTCTTTCGATGCGGGACTTGCCGCGTACCAAGACGGCAAGTGGGAAGCAGCCATTCAGCATTGGCAGAGAATTGTGGATAGTGGTGAGAGCAGCGGTGCGCTCGAATACAATTTGGGGAACGCCCACTTTCGATTGGGGAACTTGCCACAGGCAATATTGCATTACGAACGCGCATTGAGATATCAACCGTTCGATCGCGACACGCAACATAACCTAATACTCGCCAACCGTGGGATAATCGATCAGATCACGCCCTTGCCTCGCCTCGGAATTTGGCACTATGCGGACCGCATCCGTGATGCACTATCACCGGGTTGGCTGCTAAACGCGTTGTTGATTCTGAATCTGGTAACTGCGGTCTTGTTTGGTGGCTACTTACTGGGGTCTGGATCCTTGCGCGCGTGGTCTCTGCGTGGAGCGATTACGGTGCTGGTTTTGCTTGGAGTAGGTGGCGCATGGTACGTGTGGAGGAGTAGCGCAGTGACGGTTGCGCAGGCGATAGTGATGGCCGAGAAAGTCGATATCTATTCTAGCCCTTCGGAAGTGTCGACGCCATTGTTTGCGTTGCACGAGGGCACAAAAGTTACACTTGGCGAAGAACTTTCGAGTTGGGTTGAAGTCGTCCTTGCTGACGGCCGCAAAGGCTGGATGCCTCGCGAATATGCAGAAAAGATTTAG
- a CDS encoding VWA domain-containing protein gives MKFANPEFFWLFLLIPLVTYVYLFREQYLRTDIRFPTLSHIGGMSRTVRVRLRHAPFVLRVAGMSLLIVALARPQAFDTESKRSIEGIDIVLCIDISTSMAAEDLKPDRLEAAKRVAASFVQLRTHDRIGVVPFAAESFTQVPLTTDHKVLLSLLGQIQMRMVEDGTAIGTALATSINRLRDSDAKSKVIILLTDGQNNRGEIDPLTAAQAARALGVRIYTIGVGTRGVAPYPVETVFGKRYQNVQVNIDEEMLTEIANQTGGRYYRATDDKSLAEIYEVIDQLERTKIQVEEYKEVAELFGPWLTSAILCLALEALLGLTWFRKLP, from the coding sequence ATGAAATTCGCGAATCCCGAATTCTTCTGGCTGTTTCTGCTGATTCCCTTGGTTACGTATGTGTATCTCTTTCGGGAACAGTATCTTCGCACTGACATTAGGTTTCCGACACTTTCGCACATTGGGGGAATGTCGCGCACGGTGCGCGTCCGGTTAAGGCACGCTCCGTTTGTCTTACGAGTTGCAGGCATGTCACTGCTTATTGTTGCACTTGCTAGGCCACAGGCGTTCGATACGGAGAGCAAACGCTCGATCGAGGGAATTGATATTGTCCTGTGTATCGATATTTCGACTTCGATGGCCGCCGAGGATCTGAAGCCCGATCGTCTCGAGGCGGCTAAACGTGTCGCGGCAAGCTTTGTTCAGCTACGGACTCACGATCGTATCGGAGTAGTCCCATTTGCTGCTGAAAGTTTCACGCAAGTGCCCCTCACGACGGACCACAAGGTCTTGCTCAGCCTTTTAGGGCAGATTCAAATGCGAATGGTCGAGGATGGCACTGCGATCGGTACGGCTTTGGCGACCTCAATCAACAGACTCCGCGACTCAGATGCAAAGTCGAAAGTGATCATATTATTGACAGACGGGCAGAATAACCGTGGCGAAATTGACCCGTTGACCGCTGCTCAGGCTGCACGAGCTTTGGGCGTTCGTATCTATACAATAGGTGTCGGCACGCGCGGTGTGGCGCCTTATCCGGTCGAAACGGTTTTCGGGAAGCGCTACCAGAATGTGCAGGTTAACATTGATGAAGAGATGTTAACGGAGATCGCGAATCAGACTGGTGGACGCTATTATCGAGCGACGGATGACAAAAGTCTGGCAGAGATCTATGAAGTGATCGATCAACTCGAGCGCACAAAGATTCAGGTTGAAGAGTATAAGGAAGTCGCCGAGCTATTTGGGCCATGGTTGACGTCGGCCATACTTTGTCTTGCGTTAGAAGCTCTTCTTGGCCTGACGTGGTTCCGAAAACTGCCATGA